From Pseudomonas fluorescens, one genomic window encodes:
- the ftsX gene encoding permease-like cell division protein FtsX yields MSATRSPKVSERVAPKAADPQPQKKKHDEDDGPDFGTLLRAWIESHRASLLDSLRRLGKQPIGSFFTCLVMAVALSLPMGLSLLLSNVERLGGSWQRAAQISLYLQLDASAGEGEQLREQIKALPGVADAEYISRDQALEEFQQQSGLGEALKELPENPLPGVVLVTPKEVDKATLEALRQRLAEMPKVQQAQLDLVWVERLAAILKLGDRFVFGLTVLLVSALLLVIGNTIRLHIENRRTEIEVIKLVGGTDSYVRRPFLYMGALYGFGAGIFSWGVLAFGLNWLNDAVVGLAGLYGSNFSLAGVPVADGLSLLLGAVLLGYIGAWIAVARHLRELAPK; encoded by the coding sequence ATGAGTGCCACACGCAGTCCAAAGGTTTCCGAGCGCGTAGCCCCCAAGGCTGCCGATCCGCAACCGCAGAAGAAAAAACACGACGAAGATGATGGTCCGGATTTCGGCACCCTATTGCGGGCCTGGATCGAAAGCCACCGCGCCAGCCTGCTCGACAGCCTGCGCCGGCTTGGCAAGCAGCCGATCGGCAGTTTCTTTACCTGCCTGGTCATGGCCGTGGCCCTGAGCTTGCCGATGGGGCTGTCACTTCTGCTAAGTAACGTCGAACGCCTGGGCGGCTCCTGGCAGCGTGCGGCGCAGATTTCCCTGTACCTGCAACTGGATGCCAGCGCCGGTGAAGGCGAGCAACTGCGCGAACAGATCAAGGCGCTGCCCGGGGTGGCGGATGCCGAGTACATCAGCCGCGATCAGGCGCTGGAAGAGTTCCAGCAGCAGTCGGGCCTGGGTGAGGCGCTCAAGGAGTTGCCGGAAAACCCGCTGCCGGGCGTCGTTCTGGTGACCCCGAAAGAAGTCGACAAGGCGACCCTCGAGGCCTTGCGCCAAAGACTTGCCGAGATGCCGAAGGTGCAGCAGGCGCAACTGGACCTGGTTTGGGTCGAGCGACTGGCGGCGATTCTCAAGCTGGGCGACCGGTTTGTCTTCGGTCTGACGGTGTTGCTGGTTTCTGCATTACTTTTGGTGATAGGCAATACCATTCGTCTTCATATTGAAAACCGCCGCACAGAGATAGAAGTGATTAAACTCGTCGGCGGCACAGACAGCTATGTGCGTAGGCCCTTTCTCTATATGGGCGCGCTTTATGGCTTCGGTGCGGGGATTTTTTCCTGGGGCGTCCTGGCGTTCGGCCTGAACTGGCTGAATGACGCGGTGGTCGGCCTTGCCGGCTTGTACGGCAGTAACTTCTCGCTGGCCGGCGTGCCGGTAGCCGATGGTCTGTCGCTCTTGCTAGGCGCGGTGTTGTTGGGTTATATCGGTGCGTGGATTGCGGTGGCACGCCATTTGAGAGAGCTTGCACCGAAGTAA
- the ftsE gene encoding cell division ATP-binding protein FtsE gives MIRFEQVGKRYPNGHVGLHELSFRVRRGEFLFVTGHSGAGKSTLLRLLLAMERPTTGKLLLAGQDLATISNAQIPFLRRQIGVVFQNHQLLFDRTVFNNVALPLQILGLSKVEIAKRVDSALDRVALSDKSDLYPGDLSTGQQQRVGIARAIVHRPALLLADEPTGNLDPRLAAEIMGVFEDINRLGTSVLIASHDLALIARMRHRMLTLQRGRLIGDGEAGA, from the coding sequence ATGATTCGTTTCGAACAGGTCGGCAAGCGTTATCCGAATGGTCACGTCGGCTTGCATGAGCTGAGCTTTCGAGTCCGCCGCGGCGAGTTCCTGTTTGTCACCGGCCATTCCGGTGCTGGTAAAAGCACCCTGCTGCGTCTGTTGCTGGCGATGGAGCGTCCGACCACTGGCAAATTGCTCCTGGCCGGGCAGGACCTGGCGACCATCAGCAATGCCCAGATCCCGTTCCTGCGCCGGCAGATTGGGGTGGTGTTCCAGAATCACCAGTTGCTGTTTGACCGCACAGTGTTCAACAACGTCGCCTTGCCGCTGCAGATCCTCGGCCTGTCCAAGGTCGAGATCGCCAAGCGCGTGGATTCGGCCCTGGATCGGGTCGCGCTGTCGGACAAGAGCGACCTGTACCCCGGCGACCTATCCACCGGCCAGCAACAGCGTGTGGGCATCGCCCGCGCCATCGTCCACCGTCCGGCCCTGCTGTTGGCGGACGAGCCCACCGGTAACCTCGACCCGCGCTTGGCGGCAGAGATCATGGGGGTTTTCGAAGACATCAACCGCTTGGGTACCAGCGTGCTGATTGCCAGTCACGACCTGGCGCTGATCGCGCGCATGCGCCATCGCATGTTGACCCTGCAGCGCGGCCGATTGATTGGCGACGGGGAGGCCGGAGCATGA